Genomic segment of Parageobacillus genomosp. 1:
AAATCTTGGCTCCTGCGACCAATGAGGCGCAAATGCACCAAATCATTATGAACGATTACATTGATGCAACGCTTTGCGCGATTTTCATGCTTGTGGTGATTGCCATGTTGATTTCGGCAGTAAATATGTGGATAAAAGTATTGCAAAACAAACATGTACCGTTGAAAGAAGCACCTTACATCCCACGGGATGGAGGAGAAGGGGCAAAACATTATGCTTAAGCGGCTGCAAACCATTTTATCTTATCGAAAGCAATTTCTTGATTTGCTTGTCGGCGTTCCTAATTATGAAAAATATGTCGAACATATGAAAACACACCATCCGGGAGAGCCGATCAAATCAAGAAAAGAGTTTTTCTGCGAAGCGCAGGAAGCGCGCTATAACGGGAAGGGTGGAAAAGTTTCGCGTTGCTGCTAAGCAGATAAGAAAGGAAAGAGGGGAAGAACACGTTCCCCTTTTTCCTTTTATAATGCTTTATGTTTGACGGTCGTGCGGAAATGAACAGCGCGACTGTTTCCTATTTTTATTTTTTCAAGGAGGGAATACATAGATGCGCATTCTTGTCGTCGGCGCCGGTGCGGTCGGCGGTTATTTTGGCGGAAGATTGCTCGAAAAAGGAGTGGACGTGACATTTCTTGTCCGCGAGCGGAGAAAAAAACAGCTGCAGGAGAAGGGACTAGTGATTCATAGCGTTCACGGCGATGCGGTGCTGTCTCCGAAGCTGCTTGTAACGGGTGAGCAGGCCGAGCCGTTTGATGTCGTCATTTTTTCCAACAAAGCGTACCATCTGCCGGAAGCGATTCGCGACGCGAAACGGTATGTTGGCGAAGCAACGTTGATTTTGCCTCTGTTAAACGGCATGGCGCATATGGACATGCTTTGGGAGGAGTTTGGCAAAGACAATGTGCTCGGCGGGCTTTGCTTTATTGAAACAACATTAAATGAATATGGGGAAATCATACAAACGAGCGCTTCCCATGATGTCCGCTTTGGCGAATGGTCCGGGGAGCGGACGGAGCGCGTTCTTGCGTTGGAACAATTATTTTCCGGCTGCAACGCCCGTTTCCGTTTAAGCGAGCACATTGTAATAGATATGTGGAATAAATATTTATTTATCGCAACGATGTCTGGAGTGACGACGCTGTTTCGTGCGCCGATTGGCCCAATTCGGTCGGGAGAATACGGACAAGAAATTGTTGGTGGCTTGCTGAGAGAGATTGCAGCTATTATGCAAGCGCATGGCGCGCCATTGACAGAAGAAATGATCGATCGGCAATTGGCCCAGTTAAATAAAATCGAAGCGGCGATGAAATCATCGATGCAGCGCGATATGGAAAAAGGGCAGCTGATTGAAGCCGACCATTTGCAAGGCTACTTGCTTTCATTGGCAAAACAATACGAAATCGAAACGCCGCTGTTAAAAGTGGTGTACCATAATTTAAAAATTTATGAGGCGAATCTCTCCAAAACAAAGTAAGAAATGGAAAAAGCGCAGCCTTCCGATATGTGTCGAAAAGAAGGCTGCCTTCTTTTTTGCAAAAAAGATTGTATATTGCCATCATGTAGTGTACATTTCATAGTGAAAACGTATGCACAAAAATAGGAGGATACAGCCTTGGAGAAAGCTTGGTGGAAAGAAGGAGTGGTATATCAAATCTATCCAAGGAGCTTCATGGATGCGAATGGGGACGGAATCGGCGATCTCCGTGGAATTATCGAGAAGCTTGATTATTTAAAAGACCTTGGAATTGATATTATATGGATATGTCCGATTTACAAGTCGCCAAACGCCGATAACGGATATGATATCAGCGATTACCATGCGATTATGGAAGAGTTCGGAACGATGGAAGATTTCGATGTGTTGCTGAAGGAAATTCACCGGCGCGGCATGAAGCTGATTTTGGATTTAGTCATTAACCATACAAGCGATGAACATCCATGGTTTATCGAATCGCGTTCATCAAGGGACAACCCGAAGCGGGATTGGTATATTTGGCGTGATGGAAAAAACGGCCGAGAGCCGAACAACTGGGCAAGTATTTTTGGCGGCTCCGC
This window contains:
- a CDS encoding ketopantoate reductase family protein, with the translated sequence MRILVVGAGAVGGYFGGRLLEKGVDVTFLVRERRKKQLQEKGLVIHSVHGDAVLSPKLLVTGEQAEPFDVVIFSNKAYHLPEAIRDAKRYVGEATLILPLLNGMAHMDMLWEEFGKDNVLGGLCFIETTLNEYGEIIQTSASHDVRFGEWSGERTERVLALEQLFSGCNARFRLSEHIVIDMWNKYLFIATMSGVTTLFRAPIGPIRSGEYGQEIVGGLLREIAAIMQAHGAPLTEEMIDRQLAQLNKIEAAMKSSMQRDMEKGQLIEADHLQGYLLSLAKQYEIETPLLKVVYHNLKIYEANLSKTK
- a CDS encoding YbdD/YjiX family protein, with protein sequence MLKRLQTILSYRKQFLDLLVGVPNYEKYVEHMKTHHPGEPIKSRKEFFCEAQEARYNGKGGKVSRCC